In one window of Vulpes vulpes isolate BD-2025 chromosome 1, VulVul3, whole genome shotgun sequence DNA:
- the LOC112909366 gene encoding olfactory receptor 10A7-like, whose product MPTAWAPPGAPEAPPCANQSCAPSELVLLGFAHVPALRPLLATLFLAMFLLTLLGNALIVLLTALDPALRAPMYLFLRHLALVEMCFSLDIVPRLLLTLLRPGRGVSPAGCALQLLLVLSCVTSECFLLTTMAWDRYVAICRPLRYGAIVSPRLCHLLAATCWLAGVPVSLVFTVWLFRFPFCGPRGIRHFFCDIAPLLSLVCADTRVFEAHVLAATVLVIMVPFCLIAASYTKILATVLRMPSARGRHKALSTCASHFVVVLLFYGTTGVIHLQPKASYSPESKQVVSLSYTLVTPMLNPLIYSLRNKEVRAALGRVCCHGQESGPHE is encoded by the coding sequence ATGCCGACCGCCTGggcccccccgggcgcccccgaaGCCCCCCCCTGCGCCAACCAGAGCTGCGCTCCCAGTGAGCTGGTCCTGCTGGGCTTCGCGCACGTGCCCGCGCTGCGGCCGCTGCTCGCCACGCTCTTCCTGGCCATGTTCCTGCTCACGCTGCTGGGCAACGCGCTCATCGTGCTGCTGACCGCCCTGGACCCGGCCCTGCGCGCGCCCATGTACCTGTTCCTGCGCCACCTGGCCCTGGTGGAGATGTGCTTCTCGCTGGACATCGTGCCGCGGCTGCTTCTGACCCTGCTGCGGCCCGGGCGGGGCGTGTCTCCCGCCGGCTGCGCCCTGCAGCTGCTGCTGGTGTTGTCCTGCGTCACGTCCGAGTGCTTCCTCCTGACGACCATGGCCTGGGACCGCTACGTGGCCATCTGCAGGCCTCTGCGCTATGGCGCCATCGTGAGCCCGCGGCTCTGCCACCTGCTGGCCGCCACGTGCTGGCTGGCTGGCGTCCCTGTGTCTCTGGTCTTCACCGTCTGGCTGTTCCGCTTCCCCTTCTGCGGGCCCCGAGGCATCCGCCACTTCTTCTGTGACATCGCGCCTCTGCTGAGCCTGGTGTGTGCAGACACCAGAGTCTTCGAGGCCCACGTGTTGGCGGCCACGGTGCTGGTTATCATGGTTCCCTTCTGCCTGATAGCCGCGTCCTACACCAAGATTCTGGCCACCGTGCTGCGGATGCCATCCGCCAGGGGGCGCCACAAGGCCCTGTCCACGTGCGCCTCTCACTTCGTCGTGGTGCTTCTGTTTTATGGCACCACGGGGGTCATCCACTTGCAACCCAAGGCCAGCTACTCCCCGGAGAGCAAGCAGGTGGTGTCCTTGTCCTACACCCTGGTAACCCCCATGCTCAACCCCCTCATCTACAGCCTTCGAAACAAGGAGGTGAGGGCTGCCCTGGGACGCGTGTGTTGCCACGGCCAGGAATCTGGACCCCATGAATGA